A part of Rhodanobacteraceae bacterium genomic DNA contains:
- a CDS encoding class I SAM-dependent methyltransferase, which produces MAEYSLGHSPAEQQRLQRQAALLRNITQTIWRRAGLEPGMRVLDVGCGVGDTSFLAADMVGVDGMVVGQDRSPEALATARQRAAELGLDHVEFVEGELGSWPGSDERFDAIVGRYVLIHQPDIEEALLKLRPMLRPDGGIIAFHELELEARTMSDPASELVLQVRGWLRQAFKFGGMQAHGVMDLSRCFFEAGFGWPQVELYPLVGCGPDSFAPAYLVEILRTVAPTLEKHGVIKVDELGLDTLETRLRESCANGAPGLVQINGGAWARI; this is translated from the coding sequence GTGGCTGAGTACTCTCTGGGCCATAGCCCGGCTGAACAACAACGCTTGCAGCGTCAGGCAGCGCTGTTGCGCAACATCACCCAGACCATCTGGCGCCGGGCCGGACTGGAGCCGGGCATGCGGGTGCTCGATGTCGGCTGCGGGGTCGGCGATACCAGCTTTCTGGCCGCGGACATGGTGGGTGTCGACGGCATGGTGGTGGGTCAAGATCGCTCGCCCGAGGCGCTGGCTACGGCCCGTCAGCGGGCCGCGGAGCTGGGTCTGGATCACGTCGAGTTTGTCGAAGGCGAGCTTGGCTCCTGGCCCGGATCCGACGAACGCTTCGATGCCATCGTCGGTCGCTACGTGTTGATCCATCAGCCCGACATCGAGGAGGCGCTGCTCAAGCTGCGGCCGATGCTGCGCCCGGACGGCGGCATCATTGCCTTCCACGAACTGGAGCTGGAGGCCCGTACCATGAGTGATCCGGCCTCCGAACTGGTGTTGCAGGTGCGCGGCTGGCTGCGTCAGGCCTTCAAGTTCGGGGGCATGCAGGCGCATGGGGTCATGGATCTGTCGCGCTGCTTCTTTGAAGCCGGTTTCGGCTGGCCACAGGTCGAGCTCTACCCCCTGGTCGGCTGCGGTCCGGACAGCTTTGCGCCGGCCTATCTGGTGGAGATCCTGCGCACGGTGGCACCAACGCTGGAGAAGCACGGCGTGATCAAGGTGGATGAGCTGGGCCTCGACACACTGGAGACGCGGCTGCGCGAATCCTGCGCCAACGGCGCCCCCGGTCTGGTCCAGATCAACGGCGGTGCCTGGGCCCGGATCTGA
- a CDS encoding aromatic ring-hydroxylating dioxygenase subunit alpha, with amino-acid sequence MSPLSTIDWRTPQTLAQAHGLPAACYTDAELALRERSAVFARSWQFVAHAAQLSQPGDHMVTEVAGTPLLLLRDDNGVLRALHNVCRHRGGPLATAHGCGLKQLRCQYHGWTYDLQGGLRSGPELDAIEGLDRTQTRLPQARADIWQGLVFVALDPSTPPLSELVAGIDGRLAEPLDDYVFQRRISYPAACNWKAYVDNYLEGYHVPHIHPELNRLLDYRSYRTECEAWHSLQWSPLDNNTSFYGSGTALYYFLWPNTMLNILPGRLQTNRIVPTGVDSCRIDFEYYYRPGLVEAHADRITQDQDLAEITQQQDIDICERVQRAFASGSYTVGRVHPTREQGVHHFQELYRAALRAVGDG; translated from the coding sequence ATGTCTCCCCTGTCCACCATCGACTGGCGTACGCCTCAAACCCTGGCCCAGGCGCATGGGCTGCCGGCCGCCTGCTACACCGATGCTGAGCTCGCACTGCGCGAGCGCAGCGCGGTGTTTGCCCGCAGCTGGCAGTTCGTCGCCCATGCTGCACAGCTATCGCAGCCCGGCGATCACATGGTGACCGAAGTGGCGGGCACGCCCTTGCTGCTGCTTCGCGACGACAACGGTGTACTCCGGGCCCTGCACAATGTCTGTCGTCATCGCGGCGGACCGCTGGCCACCGCCCATGGTTGCGGCCTCAAGCAGCTGCGCTGTCAGTACCATGGCTGGACCTACGATCTGCAGGGCGGCTTGCGCAGTGGCCCGGAGCTCGATGCCATCGAAGGGCTGGATCGCACGCAGACCCGCTTGCCGCAAGCGCGTGCCGACATCTGGCAGGGACTGGTGTTCGTGGCGCTGGATCCGAGCACGCCGCCGCTCAGCGAACTGGTCGCCGGCATCGACGGGCGCCTGGCCGAGCCCTTGGACGATTATGTCTTCCAGCGCCGCATCAGCTATCCAGCGGCCTGCAACTGGAAGGCTTATGTCGACAACTACCTGGAGGGCTATCACGTTCCGCACATCCACCCGGAACTGAACCGCCTGCTGGACTACCGCAGCTACCGCACCGAGTGCGAAGCCTGGCATTCGCTGCAATGGAGCCCGCTCGACAACAACACCAGTTTCTATGGCTCCGGCACGGCGCTGTACTACTTCCTGTGGCCGAACACGATGCTGAACATCCTGCCCGGCCGCCTGCAGACCAACCGCATCGTTCCGACCGGTGTGGACAGCTGCCGCATCGACTTCGAGTACTACTACCGACCCGGACTGGTCGAGGCCCACGCCGATCGCATCACCCAGGATCAGGACCTGGCCGAGATTACCCAGCAGCAGGACATCGACATCTGCGAGCGCGTGCAGCGCGCCTTCGCCAGCGGCTCGTACACGGTCGGTCGCGTGCATCCCACCCGCGAGCAGGGCGTGCACCATTTCCAGGAGTTGTACCGGGCAGCGTTGCGGGCGGTGGGTGACGGGTAA
- a CDS encoding nuclear transport factor 2 family protein, translating to MSAEQNAALIQRFYEAFARRDAATMATCYHADARFSDPAFPDLRGADIAAMWTMLCERAQDFSLSFSAISAEGDRGQAHWEARYLFSKTGRQVHNVIDASFRFKDGLIIEHADRFDFWRWSRMALGTPGLLLGWSGFLRGKVQAEAAKGLAIFKRHHKG from the coding sequence ATGTCGGCCGAACAGAACGCAGCCCTGATTCAGCGCTTCTACGAGGCTTTTGCCCGGCGCGACGCGGCGACCATGGCCACCTGTTACCACGCAGACGCACGCTTTTCAGATCCGGCCTTTCCCGATCTGCGTGGCGCCGACATTGCTGCGATGTGGACCATGCTCTGCGAGAGAGCCCAGGACTTCTCGCTGAGCTTCAGTGCCATCAGCGCCGAGGGCGATCGCGGTCAGGCGCACTGGGAGGCCCGCTATCTGTTCAGCAAGACCGGGCGTCAGGTACACAATGTGATTGATGCCAGTTTCAGGTTCAAGGACGGATTGATCATCGAGCATGCAGACCGATTCGATTTCTGGCGCTGGAGTCGAATGGCATTGGGTACACCGGGTCTGCTGCTGGGCTGGAGCGGCTTCCTGCGCGGCAAGGTGCAGGCCGAGGCAGCCAAGGGTCTGGCAATCTTCAAACGTCATCACAAAGGCTGA
- a CDS encoding sodium:calcium antiporter, translating to MTWAILSLLAGVVLAGLGGELFLRGVLGFARWMRIPSAIAAATLGAFATSSPELFVSTIAAVNGAPGIGLGDATGSNVVNIALILAVALLVKPLVTRRKVIALDFGVAIGASVLIGLMAIDGVISRIEGAMLIAGFLVWMTMHVREARRQRALPDDSVATDRPWRIASDSIGGLALLIMAGSLVVSGAQFIAAGFGIPPYLIGATLVALGTSMPELATTLVAVFRGHDDVGVGTLLGSNVFNALLIVGLTSSITPIAINGHGLWVALGGAIVAVALVWPGAREKLGRGRGVALIVVYAMTMATMAVFAR from the coding sequence GTGACCTGGGCCATCCTCTCGCTCCTGGCCGGTGTGGTGCTGGCGGGCCTAGGCGGTGAACTGTTCCTGCGCGGTGTGCTCGGCTTTGCCCGCTGGATGCGCATCCCCAGCGCCATTGCCGCCGCCACACTGGGCGCCTTCGCCACCTCCAGCCCGGAGCTCTTTGTCTCCACCATCGCCGCCGTCAACGGCGCACCGGGCATCGGTCTGGGTGATGCCACCGGCAGCAATGTGGTCAACATCGCGCTGATTCTGGCGGTGGCCCTGCTGGTCAAGCCGCTGGTGACCCGTCGCAAGGTCATTGCCCTGGATTTTGGCGTCGCCATCGGTGCCTCGGTACTGATCGGGCTGATGGCGATCGATGGCGTCATCAGCCGGATCGAAGGGGCCATGCTGATTGCAGGCTTCCTGGTTTGGATGACCATGCATGTGCGCGAAGCCCGCCGCCAACGCGCCCTGCCGGATGACTCCGTGGCGACAGACAGACCCTGGCGCATCGCCAGTGACAGCATCGGTGGACTGGCGCTGCTGATCATGGCCGGCAGTCTGGTGGTTTCCGGCGCCCAGTTCATCGCCGCCGGCTTTGGCATTCCACCCTATCTGATCGGCGCCACGCTGGTGGCCCTGGGTACCTCGATGCCGGAACTGGCGACCACGCTGGTCGCGGTGTTCCGCGGCCATGACGATGTCGGTGTCGGCACGCTGCTCGGCAGCAATGTCTTCAATGCCCTGCTGATCGTCGGGTTGACCTCCAGCATCACGCCCATTGCCATCAATGGTCACGGCCTGTGGGTGGCCCTGGGTGGCGCCATCGTTGCGGTGGCACTGGTGTGGCCGGGCGCCCGCGAAAAGCTCGGTCGCGGCCGCGGCGTGGCCCTGATCGTGGTCTATGCCATGACCATGGCCACGATGGCGGTGTTTGCGCGCTGA
- the mutM gene encoding bifunctional DNA-formamidopyrimidine glycosylase/DNA-(apurinic or apyrimidinic site) lyase → MPELPEVETTRRGIEPHLLGRRACGLIVREARLRWPISADVAAGLNGLPITAVRRRAKYLLLDNNRGAAIIHLGMSGSLRVLDRQVPLRKHDHYDLLLEDGQLLRFNDPRRFGSLLWQAAGELHPLLAELGPEPFDPGFDGAYLHARAHGRSAPVKHFLMDQHIVVGVGNIYAAEALFRAGIDPRRAAGRVSRSRFERLADAVRTILGHAIERGGTTLRDFLRPDGEPGYFEQELLVYGRAGEPCRICAGPISSVRLGQRTSFYCPRCQR, encoded by the coding sequence ATGCCCGAACTCCCCGAAGTAGAAACCACCCGACGCGGCATCGAGCCGCACCTGCTCGGTCGGCGGGCGTGCGGGTTGATCGTGCGCGAAGCACGGCTGCGCTGGCCGATCAGCGCCGACGTGGCCGCCGGTCTGAACGGGCTGCCGATCACGGCGGTGCGCCGCCGCGCCAAGTACCTGTTGCTGGACAATAATCGCGGCGCCGCGATCATTCATCTTGGGATGAGCGGCAGCCTGCGGGTACTCGACCGACAAGTGCCGCTGCGCAAGCACGATCACTACGATCTGCTGCTGGAAGACGGCCAGCTGCTACGCTTCAACGATCCTCGACGCTTCGGTTCCTTGCTGTGGCAGGCCGCCGGCGAGCTTCATCCGCTGCTGGCCGAACTCGGGCCCGAGCCCTTCGATCCGGGCTTCGATGGCGCCTACCTACACGCCCGCGCCCACGGTCGTAGCGCACCGGTCAAACACTTCCTGATGGACCAGCACATCGTGGTCGGCGTCGGCAACATCTATGCCGCCGAGGCTCTGTTTCGTGCTGGCATCGACCCCCGCCGGGCCGCCGGTCGGGTGTCGCGTTCGCGCTTTGAGCGATTGGCCGATGCCGTCCGGACCATCCTCGGCCATGCCATCGAGCGCGGTGGTACCACCCTGCGCGACTTTCTCCGTCCGGATGGCGAGCCGGGTTATTTCGAGCAGGAACTGCTGGTCTACGGCCGCGCGGGTGAGCCCTGCCGGATCTGCGCCGGGCCGATCAGCAGCGTACGCCTGGGTCAGCGCACCAGCTTCTATTGCCCGCGCTGTCAGAGGTAG
- a CDS encoding TIGR00730 family Rossman fold protein, with product MSAGLRVCVYCASSNAADPIYRDQAHALGQSLAANGCSVVYGGGSMGSMGAVADGALSAGGEVIGILPRFMADLEWGHPGLTRLELVEDMRERKHKLLTGSDAVVALPGGCGTLEELFEAITLKRLGLYFGPIILLNTRGFYDDVVRLLDRSIDERFMNAEHRDMWTLVSDASEVLPAIRATPRWREDARALATAR from the coding sequence ATGAGCGCCGGTCTGCGTGTCTGCGTCTATTGCGCGTCCAGCAACGCTGCTGATCCCATCTACCGGGATCAGGCCCACGCGCTGGGACAGTCCCTGGCAGCCAACGGCTGCAGCGTGGTCTATGGCGGCGGCAGCATGGGCTCGATGGGCGCCGTGGCCGACGGCGCGCTCAGCGCCGGCGGCGAGGTCATCGGCATCCTGCCGCGGTTCATGGCTGATCTGGAATGGGGTCATCCGGGACTGACTCGGCTGGAACTGGTCGAGGACATGCGTGAGCGCAAGCACAAGCTGTTGACCGGCAGCGACGCCGTGGTCGCCCTGCCCGGCGGCTGCGGCACGCTGGAAGAACTGTTCGAAGCCATTACGCTGAAGCGCCTCGGCCTGTACTTCGGCCCGATCATCTTGCTCAACACCCGCGGCTTCTACGACGATGTCGTGCGCCTGCTCGACCGCAGCATCGACGAGCGCTTCATGAATGCCGAACACCGCGACATGTGGACCCTGGTCAGTGACGCCAGCGAGGTGTTGCCCGCCATCCGCGCCACCCCGCGCTGGCGCGAGGATGCGCGGGCGTTGGCGACGGCGAGGTAG
- a CDS encoding DUF4124 domain-containing protein gives MRSRILTGLALAIFALGVHSSAAAADEKAGKLYKWTDKDGNIHFSDQIPPEAKEYAREKINDQGISVERTERALTPEERAAKEAEERRIAEEAAAKEARRKADEALLNSYASEEDLDRAYSQRMDLLGQTIEARRVEINAREISLSQLVAQAADMERSGRTVSDALKQMITGERAEIERQKQFLVRKEAEKIEAKADYERDLAKYKEAVARAKQD, from the coding sequence ATGCGTAGCAGGATTCTCACCGGTCTGGCCCTGGCGATCTTCGCTCTGGGTGTTCATTCCTCGGCTGCAGCGGCAGACGAAAAGGCGGGCAAGCTGTACAAATGGACGGACAAGGACGGCAACATCCATTTCAGCGACCAGATTCCGCCCGAGGCCAAGGAATATGCGCGCGAGAAGATCAACGATCAGGGCATATCGGTGGAGCGCACCGAGCGCGCACTGACGCCGGAAGAGCGTGCCGCCAAGGAGGCCGAGGAGCGCCGCATCGCCGAGGAAGCCGCGGCCAAGGAAGCCCGCCGCAAGGCTGACGAGGCGCTGCTCAATTCCTATGCCAGCGAAGAAGATCTGGATCGTGCCTACAGCCAGCGCATGGATCTGCTCGGCCAGACCATCGAGGCGCGCCGGGTCGAGATCAATGCCCGCGAGATCAGCCTGTCGCAGCTGGTGGCCCAGGCCGCGGACATGGAGCGCAGTGGCCGTACCGTCAGTGATGCGCTGAAACAGATGATCACCGGCGAGCGCGCCGAGATCGAACGCCAGAAGCAGTTCCTGGTGCGCAAGGAGGCCGAGAAGATCGAAGCCAAGGCTGACTACGAGCGCGATCTGGCCAAGTACAAGGAAGCGGTCGCCCGCGCCAAGCAGGATTGA
- a CDS encoding efflux transporter outer membrane subunit, with protein MLASALTLAACNVGPEYVRPDAELPPRFDQAVESVNPPAAVMSEVWSAFKEPELDALIDQALKANTQIAQALARLDETRALAGLSFFSLMPTVTADSGVQRNKPSNKDPFIPPDVGTTDTYRLGFDATWEIDLFGSLRRQSEAIYREVDARAAALDAVRLSVVAETAQAYFELRGTQAQLAVQERNLANLQENLDILRKQLEAGRGTELDVTRANALGLSVAAQVPQTRAAVSAQEQRLAVLTAQPVARLRAQLAPHKDLPALPAMVAVGTPTEWLARRPDIREADRLLAAEVSRIGVETAEFYPKLTLTGAFGVTAQSFGKLGSEAQRWNYGPGLSWSFLDFGRVRQRVRAQRAVADGAVARYQETWLKALEETENALAGFRAWNESCAALDLAVSESRKSAGLARLRYDAGASDYLAVLDAERSLLDLEDQYAQAQTHRATALAAVYKALAGDFAR; from the coding sequence GTGTTGGCTTCGGCCCTCACCCTGGCCGCCTGCAATGTCGGTCCCGAGTACGTGCGCCCGGATGCCGAGCTGCCGCCGCGTTTCGATCAGGCGGTGGAGAGCGTCAATCCGCCGGCAGCCGTGATGAGCGAGGTCTGGTCGGCGTTCAAGGAGCCGGAACTGGATGCGCTGATTGACCAGGCACTCAAGGCCAATACCCAGATCGCGCAGGCGCTGGCGCGGCTGGATGAAACCCGGGCGCTGGCGGGTCTGAGCTTCTTCAGCCTGATGCCAACGGTGACTGCCGACAGCGGCGTGCAACGCAACAAGCCCTCGAACAAGGACCCTTTCATCCCGCCCGATGTCGGCACCACCGACACCTATCGCCTGGGTTTTGATGCCACCTGGGAGATCGATCTCTTCGGTTCGCTCCGGCGTCAGAGCGAGGCCATCTATCGCGAGGTCGATGCCCGTGCGGCTGCGCTCGACGCGGTGCGACTGTCGGTGGTGGCCGAAACCGCGCAGGCCTACTTCGAGCTGCGCGGCACCCAGGCGCAGCTGGCCGTGCAGGAACGCAATCTGGCCAATCTGCAGGAGAATCTGGACATCCTGCGGAAGCAGCTGGAGGCCGGGCGCGGCACCGAACTGGACGTCACCCGGGCCAACGCGCTGGGATTGTCAGTGGCCGCGCAGGTGCCACAGACCCGCGCCGCGGTCAGCGCCCAGGAACAGCGACTGGCGGTGCTGACGGCACAGCCCGTGGCGCGCCTGCGCGCGCAGCTGGCGCCGCACAAGGATTTGCCGGCGCTGCCCGCCATGGTGGCGGTTGGTACGCCGACCGAGTGGCTGGCGCGGCGACCCGACATCCGCGAAGCCGATCGCCTGCTCGCTGCCGAAGTCTCGCGCATCGGTGTCGAAACGGCCGAGTTCTATCCCAAGCTGACGCTGACCGGCGCCTTCGGCGTGACCGCGCAGTCCTTCGGCAAGCTCGGCAGTGAGGCCCAGCGCTGGAACTACGGCCCCGGCTTGAGCTGGAGCTTTCTCGATTTCGGGCGCGTTCGTCAGCGTGTCAGGGCGCAACGCGCCGTGGCCGATGGTGCCGTCGCCCGCTACCAGGAGACCTGGCTCAAGGCGCTGGAAGAAACCGAGAACGCGCTGGCCGGATTCCGTGCCTGGAACGAGTCCTGCGCAGCGCTGGATCTGGCCGTCAGCGAGAGCCGCAAGTCGGCCGGGCTTGCACGCCTGCGCTACGATGCCGGCGCCAGCGATTACCTGGCCGTGCTCGACGCCGAACGCTCGCTGCTCGACCTCGAAGACCAGTACGCGCAAGCCCAGACCCATCGGGCTACCGCGCTGGCAGCGGTCTACAAGGCGCTGGCCGGCGATTTCGCGCGTTAA
- a CDS encoding efflux RND transporter permease subunit, which translates to MAHADISKVFVDRPILAAVLSLLVLIAGAIAIPNLPISEYPDVVPPSVQVTAIYPGANPKTIAETVAAPIEEAVNGVEGMIYMKSTAGSDGTMQLTVTFKGGVDIDLAAVQVQNRVAQALPRLPESVRQLGVTTVKSSPNLTMVVHLRSPDQTYDGLYLSNFANLRVRDELARLDGVGQAIAFGAGNYSMRVWIDPDKAAARDLTAGDIIAAIREQNLEISAGTIGGPPRPKGSTVQFSINAQGRLSTPEEFGAIVLKAGNEGQLTRLRDVARVELGSNNYALNSLLDNKDAAAIVIFEAPGANTIALSDAVREKMAELAKGFPAGVEWTVVYDPTVFVRQSIKSVISTLLEAVALVVLVVVVFLQTWRASIIPLLAVPVSIVGTFAVLWMLGFSINVLTLFGLVLAIGIVVDDAIVVVENVERHIEEGMQPRAAAHQAMSEVSGPIVAISLVLASVFVPLAFIGGVTGQFYKQFAVTIAASVLISAFNSLTLSPALAAVLLKPQGAPKDKLGRLIEAVFGRFFGWFNARFSKASKRYSSSIGGTIARAPRLMVVYALLIGLTVLGFTQVPAGFIPTQDKQYLFSILQLPEGATLERTEAAMRRMGEMALATPGVESAVQFPGLNAIHFVNTSNAGLMFVGISPSGERDVSAAEIAGMLNGKFSTIQDGLAFALLPPPVLGLGNSAGVETYVQDRGAAGYGELNNQTQMLAGALRGTPGFDPYAVFSSFQSNVPQLDASVDRTKAKEQGLALTDIYTALQVYLGSAYVNDFNLFGRTYSVYAQADAGFRDEVSDIVRIKVRNQQGQMVPIGSVVEVTPSYGPDPVIRYNGYPAADLGAGINPALLSSDQAIQQIKAIAGQVLPKGMNIEWTGLTYQQVTQGSMALLVFPLCVLLVYMVLAALYESWTLPLAVILIVPMCMLSAIGGIWLLNFIHGMWFGLQIGWGWIPPPPMSVPPTFIDNNIFTQIGLVVLMGLACKNAILIVEFARDLEEQGRGIVEAAIEACRLRLRPILMTSFAFIMGVLPLVYAHGAGAEVRHVMGVTVFAGMLGVTFFGLFFTPVFYVLLRKWAVRGGREPGLGTRDSGLGHEERSA; encoded by the coding sequence ATGGCCCACGCCGATATCTCCAAAGTCTTTGTCGACCGGCCGATCCTGGCAGCGGTGCTGTCGCTGCTGGTGCTGATCGCCGGCGCCATTGCGATACCGAATCTGCCGATCAGCGAATACCCCGATGTGGTGCCGCCCTCGGTGCAGGTGACCGCGATCTATCCCGGCGCCAATCCCAAGACCATTGCCGAAACCGTGGCCGCGCCAATCGAGGAGGCGGTCAACGGCGTCGAAGGCATGATCTACATGAAGTCGACGGCCGGTTCCGACGGCACCATGCAGCTGACTGTCACGTTCAAGGGTGGCGTCGACATCGACCTGGCGGCAGTACAGGTGCAAAACCGCGTGGCCCAGGCGCTGCCACGTCTGCCGGAAAGCGTGCGCCAGCTCGGCGTGACCACGGTCAAGAGTTCGCCCAATCTGACCATGGTGGTGCATCTGCGCTCGCCCGATCAGACCTACGACGGCCTCTATCTGTCCAACTTCGCCAATCTGCGGGTGCGCGACGAACTGGCGCGGCTGGACGGCGTCGGCCAGGCCATTGCCTTCGGCGCCGGCAACTATTCGATGCGGGTCTGGATTGATCCAGACAAGGCCGCGGCCCGCGACCTCACGGCCGGTGACATCATCGCCGCGATCCGCGAACAGAACCTGGAAATCTCAGCCGGCACCATCGGAGGGCCGCCACGCCCCAAGGGCAGCACGGTGCAGTTCTCGATCAACGCCCAGGGTCGTTTGAGCACGCCGGAGGAATTTGGCGCCATCGTGCTCAAGGCCGGCAACGAGGGCCAACTGACCCGATTGCGCGATGTGGCGCGGGTGGAACTGGGCTCCAACAACTACGCGCTGAATTCCTTGCTGGATAACAAGGACGCTGCGGCCATCGTGATATTCGAGGCTCCGGGCGCCAACACCATCGCGCTCTCGGATGCCGTGCGCGAGAAGATGGCGGAACTGGCCAAGGGCTTCCCGGCCGGTGTCGAATGGACCGTGGTCTACGACCCGACCGTGTTCGTGCGCCAATCGATCAAGTCAGTCATCTCGACCCTGCTCGAAGCGGTGGCGCTGGTGGTACTGGTGGTCGTGGTGTTCCTGCAGACCTGGCGGGCCTCGATCATTCCGCTGCTGGCGGTGCCGGTGTCCATTGTCGGCACCTTCGCCGTACTCTGGATGCTGGGATTCTCGATCAATGTGCTGACCCTGTTTGGTCTGGTGCTGGCCATCGGCATCGTGGTTGACGATGCCATCGTCGTGGTCGAGAACGTCGAGCGCCACATCGAAGAGGGCATGCAGCCACGGGCGGCCGCCCATCAGGCCATGAGCGAGGTCTCCGGGCCGATTGTCGCCATCTCGCTGGTGCTGGCGAGCGTATTCGTGCCGCTGGCCTTCATCGGTGGCGTCACTGGTCAGTTCTACAAGCAGTTTGCGGTCACCATCGCAGCCTCGGTGCTGATATCGGCTTTCAACTCGCTGACGCTGTCGCCGGCGTTGGCGGCGGTACTGCTGAAACCCCAGGGTGCCCCCAAGGACAAGCTCGGACGCCTGATCGAAGCGGTCTTCGGGCGCTTCTTCGGCTGGTTCAATGCGCGCTTCTCCAAAGCCAGCAAGCGTTACTCCAGCAGCATCGGCGGCACTATCGCCCGGGCCCCGCGCTTGATGGTGGTGTACGCCTTGCTCATCGGCCTGACCGTGCTCGGCTTCACTCAGGTGCCGGCTGGCTTCATTCCTACCCAGGACAAGCAGTACCTGTTCTCGATCCTGCAGCTGCCCGAGGGCGCCACGCTGGAGCGCACCGAGGCCGCCATGCGCCGCATGGGCGAGATGGCGCTGGCCACGCCGGGCGTGGAGAGCGCGGTGCAGTTTCCCGGACTGAACGCCATCCATTTCGTCAACACCAGCAATGCCGGTCTGATGTTCGTGGGTATCAGCCCCTCAGGAGAGCGCGACGTCAGCGCAGCCGAGATTGCCGGCATGCTCAACGGCAAGTTCAGCACCATTCAGGACGGGCTGGCCTTCGCGCTGCTGCCGCCGCCGGTGCTGGGCCTGGGCAATTCGGCCGGCGTCGAAACCTATGTTCAGGATCGCGGTGCCGCCGGCTATGGCGAGCTCAACAATCAGACCCAGATGTTGGCCGGCGCCCTGCGCGGCACGCCGGGTTTCGATCCCTATGCGGTGTTCAGTTCCTTTCAGTCCAATGTGCCCCAGCTCGATGCCAGCGTGGATCGCACCAAGGCCAAGGAGCAGGGACTGGCGCTCACCGACATCTACACGGCGCTGCAGGTCTATCTCGGATCGGCCTATGTCAATGATTTCAATCTCTTCGGTCGCACCTACAGTGTTTACGCTCAGGCCGACGCCGGCTTCCGCGACGAGGTGTCCGACATTGTCCGCATCAAGGTGCGCAACCAGCAGGGGCAGATGGTGCCCATCGGCAGTGTGGTCGAAGTCACACCCAGCTATGGCCCGGATCCGGTGATCCGCTACAACGGTTATCCGGCGGCCGACCTCGGTGCCGGCATCAACCCGGCCCTGCTGTCCTCGGATCAGGCCATCCAGCAGATCAAGGCCATAGCCGGCCAGGTGCTGCCCAAGGGCATGAACATCGAGTGGACCGGCCTGACCTACCAGCAAGTCACCCAGGGTTCGATGGCCCTGCTGGTGTTCCCGCTGTGTGTGCTGCTGGTGTACATGGTGCTGGCCGCGCTGTACGAGAGCTGGACCCTCCCGCTGGCGGTGATCCTGATTGTGCCGATGTGCATGCTCTCGGCCATTGGCGGAATCTGGCTGCTCAACTTCATCCATGGGATGTGGTTCGGTTTGCAGATTGGTTGGGGCTGGATACCACCGCCACCCATGAGCGTGCCGCCGACCTTCATCGACAACAACATCTTCACCCAGATCGGACTTGTCGTGCTGATGGGTCTGGCCTGCAAGAACGCGATCCTGATCGTCGAATTCGCCCGCGATCTGGAAGAGCAGGGCCGCGGCATCGTCGAGGCCGCCATCGAAGCTTGCCGGCTGCGCCTGCGTCCGATCCTGATGACCAGCTTCGCCTTCATCATGGGTGTGCTGCCGCTGGTCTACGCCCACGGCGCCGGCGCCGAAGTGCGCCACGTCATGGGTGTGACCGTGTTCGCCGGCATGCTCGGCGTCACTTTCTTCGGCCTGTTCTTCACCCCGGTGTTCTACGTACTGCTGCGCAAGTGGGCGGTGCGGGGCGGCCGCGAGCCGGGACTCGGGACTCGGGACTCGGGACTCGGCCATGAGGAGAGATCGGCATGA